The following are encoded together in the Leptospira langatensis genome:
- a CDS encoding efflux RND transporter permease subunit, whose protein sequence is MSDLKDFLRERILSVCMLFFGLLLFGVLAFFQVPVTLFPSIAYPGLTISVDYPGADVLLVEELLTAPLEEAVSGVGGIEEIRSFAERGKTEINIEFRKGVNIDLKGLEIRERIDLIASGFPREVHKPLILQYDPDQRPVMILSLESQKFDFATLRSIADNELRRYLETVEGVSKITPSGGKVREVLIGCDLQKLRAYGLGLGDIQEVIQKNNKDASIGAVEKSGGTAQLRIFGKYSSLRDLQRQPLHSAELGRVFFLEDVAQVSFAYRDEESAARINGKETVSVFVYKSSLGNTLQIASSIRQKLEDLKIPDVRFNVVYDQSDSIRKTYLNILICFSLGAALLGGFWYYRRSRGRDENYITLFSQFPLNFFLVQFVLFISKTDFDIIIACSILLGFAMWLVVYQSLPKEKKAGPGVFSFRNTIGDFISLVVILLSLCLPLYYLDPDTGQSTLRLGVFIVLYLSFSYFLFPPFHLILSRLRGLLFGSYVSVPDRVEGEDGEEDLFPKGGSAYRFRLGSGNLSEKIFWGLYLFFILFGLFNLVRSDKELFYSIENKRIIGIVELPSGFNFSQTNEITKKIEEKIAAAEGFVEVTSKVDPGHAFLVITVDDSKVDGDDFIQKVRASIGDISPAFCYFSRESENSRFKEVRIDILGDDLDKLDDLAKNLGAKASKMKGVGDVVLNYKSPRDELELSLNNHKTSGASLNNSEVAGFLRTAIQGSVISKFISDNREMDIRLRALKEFRDSKESLEKFVVKNQVGKYVPIPEVTSQKEAHTPTRVFRKNKKRVLSFSLRLTSGSYNSVKSEIVAELEKDLPENYYIELGRSMEKILETENRLYGVIAFSLVLIYMVLASYFESFREPLAVIGTAVLPFFATLSVMSLVFGTLSLPVYLGLLLTISIACFHVMRILKTGEAIGTGFRRRSAVIGILALFLPQILFSREGGRFLMEFEVTLFVGYGSSLLLTAWALPHIQKFLSSIDIKSLVPARKGR, encoded by the coding sequence ATGAGCGATCTAAAGGATTTCCTGAGAGAGAGGATCTTAAGCGTTTGCATGCTTTTCTTCGGACTTCTTTTGTTCGGAGTGTTGGCTTTCTTTCAGGTCCCTGTTACTCTTTTTCCATCGATTGCCTATCCGGGGCTTACGATCTCCGTGGATTATCCAGGAGCGGATGTACTTCTTGTGGAGGAACTTTTGACCGCGCCGTTAGAGGAGGCAGTTTCCGGTGTGGGCGGGATCGAGGAGATCCGTTCTTTTGCGGAGAGAGGTAAGACAGAGATCAATATAGAATTCCGGAAAGGTGTGAATATCGATCTGAAGGGTTTAGAGATCCGAGAAAGGATCGATCTGATCGCTAGCGGTTTTCCGAGAGAAGTGCATAAGCCTTTGATCTTGCAGTACGATCCGGACCAAAGACCGGTGATGATCCTTTCTTTGGAGAGTCAGAAATTCGATTTCGCTACTTTAAGGAGCATCGCTGATAACGAGCTTAGGAGATATCTGGAGACTGTGGAGGGTGTGAGTAAGATCACTCCTTCCGGTGGAAAGGTAAGAGAGGTTTTGATCGGATGCGATCTGCAAAAGCTTAGAGCGTACGGTTTGGGTCTCGGAGATATCCAGGAAGTCATTCAAAAGAATAATAAGGACGCTTCGATCGGAGCAGTGGAGAAATCGGGAGGGACGGCGCAGCTTAGGATCTTCGGGAAGTACTCGAGCCTTAGAGATCTACAGAGGCAGCCTCTTCATTCTGCCGAACTAGGTAGGGTCTTTTTTTTGGAAGATGTGGCCCAGGTCTCTTTCGCGTATAGGGACGAGGAGAGCGCCGCTCGGATCAACGGTAAGGAAACGGTCAGCGTTTTCGTTTATAAATCCTCTTTGGGGAATACCCTTCAGATCGCTTCCTCTATCCGTCAAAAATTGGAGGATCTGAAGATCCCGGATGTACGTTTTAATGTGGTATACGACCAGTCCGATTCTATCCGAAAAACATATTTAAATATTCTAATATGCTTTAGTTTGGGAGCGGCGCTACTAGGAGGATTCTGGTATTATAGGAGAAGCAGAGGGAGAGACGAAAACTATATCACTTTGTTCTCCCAATTCCCTCTGAACTTCTTTTTGGTCCAATTCGTTCTTTTTATTAGTAAGACCGATTTCGATATTATCATAGCCTGTTCGATCCTTTTGGGATTTGCGATGTGGCTTGTGGTCTATCAGTCCCTTCCTAAGGAAAAGAAAGCCGGTCCCGGGGTGTTTTCGTTCCGAAACACGATCGGTGATTTTATTTCTCTTGTTGTGATCCTTCTTTCTCTTTGTTTGCCTTTGTATTATTTGGATCCGGATACAGGACAATCCACTTTGAGGCTGGGTGTATTTATCGTTTTGTATCTTTCTTTCTCTTATTTCCTTTTCCCTCCTTTTCATTTGATTTTGAGCAGGTTGAGGGGTTTACTCTTCGGTTCGTACGTTTCGGTCCCGGATCGTGTAGAGGGAGAGGACGGAGAAGAGGATCTTTTTCCAAAAGGGGGAAGCGCGTATCGTTTTCGCTTGGGGAGTGGCAATCTCTCCGAAAAGATCTTTTGGGGTCTGTATCTATTCTTTATTTTATTCGGATTATTTAATCTAGTGAGAAGCGATAAGGAACTTTTCTATTCGATAGAGAATAAGAGGATTATCGGGATCGTGGAACTTCCTTCCGGCTTTAATTTCAGTCAGACGAATGAGATCACTAAGAAGATCGAAGAGAAGATCGCGGCTGCGGAAGGTTTTGTGGAAGTCACTTCTAAAGTGGATCCCGGGCATGCGTTTTTAGTGATCACTGTGGACGACTCCAAGGTGGACGGGGACGATTTTATCCAAAAGGTGAGAGCTTCTATCGGGGATATCAGTCCCGCTTTTTGTTATTTTTCGAGAGAGTCGGAGAATTCCAGGTTCAAGGAAGTGAGGATCGATATCCTGGGGGACGATCTGGACAAGTTAGACGATCTTGCTAAGAACCTAGGAGCTAAGGCCTCTAAGATGAAGGGTGTGGGAGACGTGGTCTTGAACTATAAGTCTCCTAGGGACGAGCTAGAGCTTTCTTTGAATAATCATAAGACTTCGGGCGCCTCTTTGAATAATTCGGAGGTTGCCGGTTTTTTACGGACTGCTATCCAGGGTTCCGTGATCTCCAAGTTCATTTCGGACAATCGAGAGATGGATATTCGTTTGAGAGCCCTGAAGGAATTTCGAGATTCGAAGGAGAGTCTCGAAAAATTCGTAGTGAAGAACCAAGTGGGGAAGTATGTTCCTATTCCGGAGGTGACTTCTCAGAAAGAGGCGCATACTCCTACTCGTGTTTTTAGAAAGAATAAGAAGAGGGTTTTGTCTTTTTCCCTTCGGTTGACTAGCGGTTCGTACAATTCGGTGAAGTCGGAGATCGTTGCGGAACTGGAGAAGGATCTGCCTGAGAATTATTATATAGAGCTTGGAAGAAGCATGGAGAAGATCCTAGAAACGGAGAATCGTCTGTACGGGGTGATCGCTTTTTCTTTGGTGTTGATCTATATGGTGCTCGCTTCTTATTTCGAGTCGTTTCGAGAGCCTCTCGCTGTTATCGGAACTGCAGTGCTTCCGTTCTTTGCTACGCTTTCCGTGATGAGTTTGGTTTTCGGGACCTTGTCCTTGCCGGTGTATTTGGGACTTCTTTTGACGATCTCTATCGCATGCTTTCATGTGATGCGGATCCTGAAGACAGGAGAGGCGATTGGCACGGGTTTCAGAAGAAGGTCCGCTGTGATCGGGATCCTCGCATTGTTTTTGCCTCAGATCCTGTTTTCGAGAGAAGGCGGTAGATTTTTAATGGAGTTCGAAGTGACTCTGTTTGTCGGCTACGGTTCTTCTCTTTTATTGACCGCTTGGGCATTGCCTCATATCCAAAAGTTCTTATCTTCAATCGATATTAAAAGCCTGGTCCCGGCCAGGAAAGGCAGGTAG
- a CDS encoding efflux RND transporter periplasmic adaptor subunit, whose protein sequence is MNLLKSLFANKVSRTIFLGIAGYLVLYFVYARIVRGNNASPLITKPGSVIFKPADAVFGRASMDASEGAPLLGSNLEGAGDGLSQNPQSVEAFKVEQRMMSPNIDVSGLVDFENKADMFSKIGGRLEKIFVKEGEEVSQGQKVFQVESLQMELELMKQQATLEASRSQARLAREKWEKAKMNVYGLVQEREKSQAIFEKAKEELEKARATFLAIEEVYKVGGLSKEEFEMAKLGLTTKETAYGVAKRDMEIRSIGLTDEDIAQNGFMVPRSKEEKLNLLKEINTKIEKAEYEAAEGVCRSHEAQVNSTKTMLKEAVIYSPMKGVVAKKYKTEGELLTGPGGNQAVLTIINIDKVYAVFNITETESTILKKGMRVDFSADVFPGSKFSGKIVLVSPLVDQKAHTVEVKALVENVGRKLKPGMFIRANIVLGEPVPTIILPAVAVLANEGDKSSVFVVKDGRSYSVEVKAGKKYGEDIEILQGLKQNDIVLLEKLSQLRDGMLVVPAFNR, encoded by the coding sequence ATGAATCTATTAAAGTCTTTATTCGCTAATAAGGTAAGCAGGACTATTTTCCTAGGGATCGCCGGATACCTGGTCCTTTATTTCGTATATGCAAGAATTGTAAGAGGGAATAATGCAAGTCCCTTGATCACCAAACCGGGAAGTGTTATCTTTAAACCGGCGGATGCTGTCTTCGGAAGGGCGAGCATGGATGCTTCTGAAGGAGCGCCTTTACTTGGGAGCAATCTAGAAGGGGCAGGCGACGGTCTTTCTCAAAATCCTCAATCGGTAGAAGCCTTTAAAGTAGAGCAGAGGATGATGTCCCCCAATATAGACGTTTCGGGACTCGTGGACTTTGAGAATAAGGCTGATATGTTCTCCAAGATAGGCGGCCGCTTGGAAAAGATCTTTGTGAAGGAAGGAGAGGAAGTCTCTCAGGGGCAAAAGGTCTTTCAGGTGGAGAGTCTACAAATGGAACTGGAGCTCATGAAGCAGCAGGCTACATTGGAGGCTTCTAGGTCGCAGGCTCGTCTCGCCAGAGAGAAGTGGGAAAAGGCAAAGATGAACGTATATGGCCTTGTCCAAGAGAGAGAGAAGAGCCAGGCTATTTTTGAGAAGGCCAAGGAAGAGTTAGAGAAAGCGAGAGCCACATTCTTGGCGATCGAGGAAGTGTATAAGGTCGGTGGTTTGAGCAAAGAAGAATTCGAAATGGCCAAACTGGGTCTGACCACAAAAGAGACCGCTTACGGCGTTGCCAAAAGAGATATGGAGATCCGTAGCATTGGTCTTACCGACGAAGATATAGCGCAAAACGGTTTTATGGTCCCTCGCTCCAAGGAAGAAAAATTGAATCTTCTTAAAGAGATCAATACCAAGATCGAGAAGGCGGAATACGAGGCCGCAGAAGGGGTTTGCAGATCTCACGAAGCTCAGGTTAATTCCACCAAGACCATGTTGAAAGAGGCTGTGATCTATTCTCCTATGAAGGGAGTGGTTGCGAAGAAGTATAAGACGGAAGGAGAGCTTCTGACCGGGCCTGGCGGTAATCAGGCAGTACTTACGATCATCAATATCGATAAGGTATATGCGGTCTTTAATATTACGGAAACAGAATCTACTATTCTAAAGAAAGGAATGAGAGTGGACTTCTCCGCAGACGTGTTCCCAGGTTCTAAGTTCTCCGGCAAGATCGTTTTGGTGAGCCCTTTAGTGGACCAGAAGGCACATACTGTGGAAGTAAAAGCTCTTGTTGAGAACGTAGGTCGGAAGCTGAAGCCCGGTATGTTTATCAGAGCGAATATCGTCTTAGGGGAGCCTGTCCCGACCATTATTCTTCCTGCGGTTGCCGTTTTAGCCAACGAGGGAGATAAATCTTCCGTGTTTGTGGTGAAGGACGGTCGTTCTTATAGTGTTGAAGTCAAGGCCGGCAAGAAATACGGAGAAGATATAGAGATACTTCAGGGATTAAAACAGAACGATATCGTTTTACTGGAAAAACTTTCCCAATTGCGAGATGGTATGCTCGTTGTTCCCGCATTTAATAGATAA
- a CDS encoding efflux RND transporter permease subunit, with protein MSAILRFCISRPITVAMIWSALVLFGFIALENLKINLMPELEFPKVTIVTGYPNSSSEEVESLITKPVSDAVSTIGGVESVRSESMEGLSTVTVQFSNHTSVDYAIIEIRERIDLVRDSLPQDANKPIVIRFDPSQSAFQEIAIFPKAGMKEKELRSFLTDNVKVYFERVEGLAAVQFSGGYKKEVSVEIDSEKMNSYSISLFDIKKSISLANVSYPAGTLPVGDKDYLIRAVGEFKSVDNIGETVVGSNSQGVPIRLGSFSDIRVGFREQTGIARYNGRDCVIAYLYKESGRNSVEISDHVKLELGNINRKFGKELSAEIVYDESKFIRESISGVTGSLISGMILAFLVLVFLLRNLKSPIILLTVIPASLFSTLLLFYIFGISLNMMSLGGMALGIGMLFDTSNVVFSAIERNLSRGVPIKEASLKGTSEVTGSVVSATLTTVIVFLPIIFFKSIIGIVFGEMALAITISLLMSLFASLTLIPMMTSVLYSISLEPRFLTEVVFKRSEEFHRNLLTRYEARLISYIQQPKPLVRLISLLFFFSVIFLFILPMEFVPRVDTGEFSIFLKTKNGSGLTHTSEVVSSLESALLKNSDVKSVISRIGYEEDQLGSKKRGNWGSNRAILRVVLKEGAWTSSAEFISKFRKSFRFSEEVEVHFENSGDVLASVVSAEGNGVSLEILGENLNTLNEIGLGLKEQLSKLKGVKDVRTSMEDTSVEYDLSFDSVKASLFNLNNDYLSNYLRMANYGSVVTKIKLENRNRDVRLFFKKGDVGSLDKILGMRVQSPNGNLIQLSQIGTIRESHAPVSIIRSGNSRVNLITAEADFNESSDPYEGVKDLIAKAKLPEGYRIRFAGEQENIDKSFGDLIFAFVLAIILIYMLLASQFESLTYSLIMICTIPLMFIGVFPALFIFGKSLNVSSFMGLVLLLGVVVDNAALYYEYVHLLAKENIPLQKVIVDSGKIVLRPILMNNATTILGLLPIMLELQKGTEFQSPMAIVVIIGLLTSFFFSLFLIPVLFYYLLKNQKRA; from the coding sequence ATGAGCGCTATCCTTAGGTTCTGCATAAGCAGGCCGATCACGGTCGCGATGATCTGGTCGGCATTGGTCCTCTTCGGCTTTATCGCTTTAGAGAATCTTAAGATCAATCTTATGCCGGAGCTTGAATTTCCCAAGGTAACCATCGTTACCGGTTATCCGAATTCCTCCTCGGAAGAAGTGGAGAGCCTGATCACCAAGCCGGTCTCGGATGCGGTGAGTACGATTGGCGGTGTGGAGTCTGTCCGTTCGGAGTCGATGGAAGGTCTGTCCACTGTCACAGTCCAATTCTCCAATCATACTTCTGTGGATTATGCGATCATCGAGATCCGAGAGAGGATCGATCTGGTACGGGATTCGCTTCCCCAGGACGCGAATAAACCGATCGTGATCCGTTTCGATCCTTCTCAGTCTGCGTTCCAGGAAATCGCGATCTTTCCTAAGGCTGGGATGAAGGAGAAGGAACTACGTTCCTTTCTGACCGACAACGTTAAGGTTTATTTTGAAAGAGTAGAAGGTCTTGCTGCCGTCCAGTTCTCCGGTGGATACAAGAAAGAAGTCTCCGTAGAGATCGATTCGGAGAAGATGAACTCTTACAGCATTTCTCTATTCGATATCAAGAAGTCTATCTCTCTCGCGAATGTGAGCTATCCTGCCGGGACTTTGCCTGTGGGAGATAAGGATTATCTGATCCGGGCAGTCGGTGAATTTAAGTCCGTTGATAATATCGGCGAAACTGTCGTGGGTTCGAATTCGCAAGGGGTTCCGATCCGACTGGGTTCCTTTAGCGATATTCGTGTGGGCTTTAGAGAGCAAACAGGGATTGCCAGGTATAACGGTAGGGATTGCGTTATCGCCTATTTGTATAAGGAATCGGGTAGGAACTCCGTCGAGATCTCGGACCATGTCAAACTGGAACTAGGGAATATTAACCGAAAGTTCGGAAAGGAATTGTCGGCAGAGATCGTATACGACGAATCCAAGTTCATTCGAGAATCCATTTCAGGTGTTACCGGCTCACTGATCAGTGGGATGATCCTGGCATTCTTGGTGCTGGTGTTCCTTCTTCGGAATTTGAAGAGCCCTATTATCCTTCTGACCGTTATTCCGGCCTCGCTTTTCTCTACGTTGTTGCTATTTTATATTTTTGGAATATCCTTGAATATGATGTCTTTGGGAGGAATGGCGCTTGGGATCGGGATGCTATTCGATACGAGTAACGTCGTTTTTTCCGCGATCGAGAGAAATCTATCTAGAGGCGTTCCTATTAAGGAAGCTTCCTTGAAAGGTACTTCGGAAGTTACCGGTTCCGTGGTCTCGGCTACTTTAACCACTGTGATCGTGTTCTTACCGATCATATTCTTTAAGAGTATTATAGGGATCGTATTCGGTGAGATGGCGCTTGCGATCACGATCTCCCTTTTGATGAGCCTTTTTGCCTCTCTTACCCTGATCCCGATGATGACCTCAGTGCTGTATTCGATCTCTTTGGAGCCTAGGTTCTTGACGGAAGTGGTTTTCAAACGTTCGGAAGAATTCCATAGAAATCTTTTGACCAGGTACGAGGCGAGGCTCATTTCCTATATCCAGCAGCCTAAACCTCTTGTCAGACTGATCTCTTTGTTATTCTTCTTTTCCGTTATTTTTCTTTTTATTTTGCCGATGGAGTTCGTTCCGAGAGTGGATACGGGAGAATTCTCCATCTTCCTTAAGACCAAGAACGGATCGGGTCTAACTCATACTTCCGAGGTTGTTTCTTCTTTAGAAAGTGCGCTCTTAAAGAACTCGGATGTAAAGAGCGTGATCTCCAGGATCGGCTATGAGGAAGATCAGTTGGGCTCGAAGAAGAGAGGCAATTGGGGATCGAATCGGGCTATTCTTCGGGTGGTATTGAAGGAAGGGGCCTGGACTTCGTCTGCGGAATTTATCAGTAAATTCAGGAAGTCTTTCCGTTTTTCGGAAGAAGTGGAAGTGCATTTCGAGAATAGCGGGGATGTTCTCGCGTCAGTCGTTTCCGCGGAAGGGAACGGAGTGAGCCTGGAGATCTTAGGTGAGAACCTGAATACATTGAATGAGATCGGGTTGGGATTGAAGGAACAGCTCTCCAAGTTGAAAGGTGTAAAGGATGTCCGGACGAGTATGGAAGATACTTCCGTCGAATACGATCTGAGTTTCGATTCCGTTAAGGCTAGTCTTTTCAATCTGAATAACGACTATCTTTCGAACTATCTTAGGATGGCAAACTACGGTTCTGTAGTCACCAAGATCAAACTTGAGAATCGTAACAGGGATGTTCGTCTTTTCTTTAAGAAGGGGGATGTCGGTTCCTTGGATAAGATCTTGGGTATGAGGGTACAATCCCCTAATGGAAATCTGATCCAACTCTCTCAGATAGGCACGATCCGAGAGAGCCATGCTCCTGTTTCCATTATCCGTTCCGGGAATTCTAGAGTGAATCTGATCACTGCGGAGGCGGATTTCAACGAGTCGAGCGATCCGTACGAAGGTGTAAAGGATCTGATCGCGAAGGCCAAGCTGCCTGAGGGGTATCGGATCCGCTTTGCCGGAGAGCAGGAGAATATCGATAAATCCTTCGGGGATCTGATCTTTGCGTTTGTTCTTGCAATTATTTTAATATATATGCTTCTTGCGAGCCAGTTCGAGTCCTTGACCTATTCTTTGATCATGATTTGCACGATCCCATTGATGTTTATCGGGGTCTTTCCCGCTTTATTTATTTTCGGCAAGAGTTTGAACGTTAGCTCTTTTATGGGGCTTGTGCTTCTTTTGGGGGTTGTGGTGGATAACGCAGCTCTCTATTACGAGTACGTGCATTTGCTCGCTAAGGAGAATATACCTCTCCAGAAAGTGATCGTGGATAGCGGCAAGATCGTCTTACGTCCTATCTTGATGAATAATGCGACCACCATATTGGGTCTACTGCCTATCATGTTGGAATTGCAGAAGGGGACCGAATTCCAATCTCCGATGGCGATCGTTGTGATCATAGGCCTTCTTACTTCCTTCTTCTTTAGTTTGTTTTTGATCCCGGTGCTCTTCTATTATCTTCTTAAAAATCAGAAAAGAGCCTAA
- a CDS encoding tetratricopeptide repeat protein, which translates to MEEKYAKAMNLFWVNKRAEALKLLLEIYDKDSDYKDTLLVIGKINYYDLKFPEAKKYFEKLYDKNPENLNALLWIIKSQFAAGIRDKSIFENLQTFMKRDPNNLEVLYISGRLLEEAGKTDLAIQSYNQILLQIPQIAFAHKQLAEIYKKANLSEKADFHSNQFQALTRKE; encoded by the coding sequence TTGGAAGAAAAATATGCGAAGGCCATGAACCTTTTCTGGGTGAATAAAAGGGCGGAAGCTCTGAAGTTATTATTGGAGATCTACGATAAAGATTCCGATTATAAAGATACGTTATTGGTAATCGGAAAGATCAACTACTACGATCTCAAGTTTCCGGAAGCTAAGAAGTATTTTGAGAAATTGTACGATAAGAATCCTGAAAACCTGAATGCTCTTCTTTGGATCATTAAGTCCCAGTTCGCTGCAGGTATTCGAGATAAGTCGATTTTTGAGAATCTTCAGACCTTCATGAAGAGGGATCCGAATAATCTTGAGGTATTATATATTAGCGGAAGATTGCTGGAAGAGGCGGGGAAGACTGACCTGGCGATCCAAAGTTACAATCAGATCCTTCTGCAGATCCCTCAGATCGCTTTCGCTCATAAACAGTTGGCCGAGATCTATAAAAAGGCGAATCTTTCCGAGAAAGCCGATTTCCACTCCAATCAATTCCAAGCCTTAACAAGAAAAGAATAG
- a CDS encoding lipoprotein, with protein sequence MIRLLRLQLLLLPVLVLVNCAYPFFLNSGSIRMATKKESVKSTYLLGYIENRDSHFDPFHTKNLSSMLKFELLNAGYGILVLDDYIKPGEDMSPGKEAASKRGETKDLLAQLAENAKMSGGGSASPGAEGSGFLSSDYGSKLLRESEIKTVQGVTHFDFFIQGAIAMNDNRKIIDKTENGIIFLEIFDKSGKFVSSINYTVEGRTLTEAELLKSICGRVIDKLEKREDPKPWWRF encoded by the coding sequence ATGATCCGTTTGCTGCGCTTACAACTCTTGCTCCTTCCAGTCCTTGTGCTGGTCAATTGCGCTTATCCTTTCTTTTTGAATTCCGGTTCGATCCGAATGGCCACTAAGAAAGAATCGGTTAAGTCCACTTATCTGCTGGGCTATATCGAAAATCGCGACAGCCATTTCGATCCATTCCACACGAAGAACTTATCTAGCATGTTGAAGTTCGAACTCTTGAACGCAGGATACGGCATACTCGTGTTAGACGACTATATCAAGCCTGGCGAGGATATGTCTCCTGGGAAAGAGGCCGCTTCTAAGAGAGGAGAGACGAAGGATCTCCTGGCACAATTGGCGGAAAATGCCAAGATGAGCGGAGGGGGATCTGCGAGTCCGGGAGCTGAGGGCTCCGGATTTTTATCCTCCGATTACGGTTCCAAATTGCTAAGAGAGTCGGAAATCAAGACCGTCCAAGGCGTTACCCATTTCGATTTCTTTATCCAAGGTGCGATCGCGATGAACGATAACCGGAAGATCATCGATAAAACCGAGAATGGGATCATTTTCCTGGAGATTTTCGATAAGTCGGGCAAGTTCGTAAGTAGCATTAATTATACCGTCGAAGGCCGGACATTGACGGAAGCAGAACTATTGAAATCGATTTGCGGTAGGGTGATCGATAAGTTGGAAAAAAGAGAAGACCCTAAACCGTGGTGGAGATTTTAA
- a CDS encoding Ig-like domain-containing protein, which yields MGMRIFLIISLVATLVLIGCDSISKNLLKADPFVGETEPPKVIFSNPTTGEQNLPTSQSFSVGFSRVMNINSCQLAFTISPSTPGFFTNTAGLVLTFTPSAALNAGTYTFNLTKSCEDPNGMDIQNPFSASVAIGTSTGSLGSNPTISGMYVYAGTSSACNTSNAALTDFLNGNVQNACMGNPSQNQILINFSRPMNPQTTNSAITISPNVPGSYTWTSNTILTITPDSAFALNQRYTVIVGAQATDQNNIALKQAVQSSFYVGSGNANPGVTSMTVLSGSQAGCQAGIGTATNFLTSTVNNACVGNPTNNTITFNFTTPMDQQSTQNAISLSPSIPGSFSWSNGNQTLTLASDSTLNFGTRYDVGVSTSAQSSGLIPMQQAVVGSFVAGALNPAPIVQAVGLASQIGAPGCSQTYPGTGSSTGGDWNLGFCWWDSSLPVLSPSSYKFRGGDDGTTTAASCADKTTDDFRLIFNNYMDQGTTVNAVSLSRVSGTSTVIRLSTWSWSDCQVSYPFGCRVLDLKFAEIEASCGGSGAFGSSGDYNLTNAGLDFTNAYAPIAVDPNGPIYTISVSNSASDVNGRNLNSPFSFSTVSQ from the coding sequence ATTAGTTTGGTCGCTACACTGGTCTTGATCGGTTGCGATTCGATCTCCAAAAATCTTTTGAAGGCAGATCCTTTTGTGGGGGAGACAGAACCTCCTAAGGTGATCTTTAGTAACCCTACGACTGGAGAACAAAATCTTCCTACAAGCCAATCCTTCTCTGTGGGCTTTAGTAGGGTCATGAATATTAATAGTTGCCAACTTGCCTTTACCATTTCTCCTTCTACTCCCGGATTCTTTACGAATACCGCAGGCTTGGTTCTAACATTTACTCCTTCTGCTGCCTTGAATGCCGGAACGTATACGTTTAATCTTACGAAATCCTGTGAGGATCCGAACGGAATGGATATCCAAAATCCTTTCAGTGCTTCCGTGGCCATCGGAACCTCTACCGGCAGTTTAGGCTCGAATCCTACGATCTCCGGTATGTATGTGTATGCGGGAACTTCTTCTGCATGTAATACTTCGAATGCGGCTTTGACGGACTTTTTAAACGGAAATGTGCAGAACGCTTGTATGGGAAACCCTTCTCAAAACCAGATCCTGATCAATTTCTCCCGTCCGATGAATCCTCAGACGACGAATTCGGCGATCACGATCAGTCCCAATGTTCCTGGAAGTTATACTTGGACTTCGAATACGATCCTTACGATCACTCCTGACTCCGCGTTTGCTTTGAATCAACGTTATACGGTGATCGTAGGCGCTCAGGCAACGGACCAGAATAATATAGCATTAAAGCAAGCGGTCCAATCCAGCTTCTATGTAGGTTCCGGAAATGCGAATCCGGGAGTCACTTCTATGACCGTTCTGAGCGGTTCTCAGGCGGGTTGCCAGGCAGGGATTGGGACTGCGACGAACTTCTTAACTAGTACAGTCAATAATGCCTGCGTGGGGAATCCTACGAACAATACGATCACGTTTAATTTTACCACGCCAATGGATCAGCAGAGTACTCAAAATGCGATCTCTCTTTCTCCGAGCATTCCGGGTAGTTTCAGTTGGTCGAATGGGAATCAGACTCTGACCTTGGCCTCCGACTCAACCCTGAATTTCGGGACTCGCTATGATGTGGGCGTTAGCACCTCAGCGCAATCTTCCGGATTGATCCCGATGCAGCAAGCAGTGGTCGGAAGTTTTGTTGCAGGCGCTCTGAATCCTGCACCGATCGTGCAGGCTGTAGGGCTTGCTAGCCAAATTGGTGCTCCTGGTTGTTCACAAACGTACCCCGGAACAGGAAGTTCGACGGGAGGGGATTGGAATCTAGGCTTCTGCTGGTGGGATTCTTCCTTGCCGGTCCTTTCTCCTAGTTCTTATAAATTTAGGGGTGGAGATGATGGTACTACGACTGCTGCCTCCTGTGCCGACAAGACCACTGACGATTTTAGGCTGATCTTCAATAACTATATGGATCAGGGAACCACTGTGAATGCGGTTTCTTTGAGTAGAGTGAGTGGTACTTCTACGGTAATTCGATTGTCTACTTGGAGTTGGAGCGATTGCCAGGTTTCTTATCCTTTCGGTTGCAGGGTTTTAGATCTGAAGTTTGCGGAGATCGAGGCAAGCTGCGGCGGTAGCGGGGCATTCGGTTCTTCGGGCGATTACAACTTAACGAATGCAGGTTTGGATTTCACGAATGCGTATGCTCCTATTGCAGTGGATCCGAACGGTCCGATCTATACGATCTCGGTCAGCAATTCCGCATCGGATGTGAACGGACGCAATTTGAATTCTCCATTCTCCTTCTCTACGGTGAGCCAATAG